In a genomic window of Diabrotica undecimpunctata isolate CICGRU chromosome 2, icDiaUnde3, whole genome shotgun sequence:
- the Karl gene encoding uncharacterized protein Karl isoform X2 — protein sequence MLGTWYVIEYYASSEEALSYRCMRADFAMSTFENVNMNFNYSFVDDPINEILTGNISWVMPHPEEPAHWVHSEDTYEGVYNTYVLDSDYTSWALLLHCAEKSKVPRYLSSFIMSREPNLGKNVISYLRDKLPRYDIDLSYMFDMQQSDCNSTISDIPPSLLVNRPVVATRRHPMKHHHNE from the exons ATGCTAGGGACATGGTATGTCATAGAATACTACGCTAGTTCTGAAGAAGCTTTATCCTATAGATGTATGAGGGCCGATTTTGCGATGTCCACTTTTGAAAACGTCAACATGAATTTCAACTATAGTTTCGTTGATGATCCTATCAACGAAATACTTACTGGGAATATTTCTTGGGTCATGCCACATCCTGAAGAGCCTGCACATTGGGTCCATTCTGAAGACACTT ATGAAGGAGTATACAATACCTACGTTTTAGACTCAGACTATACATCATGGGCTCTTTTATTGCACTGCGCAGAAAAATCGAAGGTGCCCAGGTATCTCTCCAGCTTTATAATGAGCCGAGAACCGAATTTAGGCAAGAACGTCATATCGTATCTCAGAGACAAGTTGCCCAGATACGATATAGACTTATCATATATGTTTGACATGCAACAATCAGACTGTAATTCTACTATTAGTGATATTCCACCTTCGTTGTTAGTTAACAGACCGGTCGTGGCGACTAGACGACATCCTATGAAACATCACCATAATGAATAA
- the Karl gene encoding apolipoprotein D isoform X1, which yields MDKCVILFAIIGIFAVNNVQTRRNRPEDKTKCPQVRAIRNFDLQEMLGTWYVIEYYASSEEALSYRCMRADFAMSTFENVNMNFNYSFVDDPINEILTGNISWVMPHPEEPAHWVHSEDTYEGVYNTYVLDSDYTSWALLLHCAEKSKVPRYLSSFIMSREPNLGKNVISYLRDKLPRYDIDLSYMFDMQQSDCNSTISDIPPSLLVNRPVVATRRHPMKHHHNE from the exons ATGGACAAATGTGTGATTCTTTTTGCAATAATAGGAATTTTTGCTGTAAATAATGTGCAAACAAGAAGAAATAGACCAGAGGATAAAACAAAATGTCCTCAAGTGCGAGCAATAAGGAATTTTGATTTGCAAGAG ATGCTAGGGACATGGTATGTCATAGAATACTACGCTAGTTCTGAAGAAGCTTTATCCTATAGATGTATGAGGGCCGATTTTGCGATGTCCACTTTTGAAAACGTCAACATGAATTTCAACTATAGTTTCGTTGATGATCCTATCAACGAAATACTTACTGGGAATATTTCTTGGGTCATGCCACATCCTGAAGAGCCTGCACATTGGGTCCATTCTGAAGACACTT ATGAAGGAGTATACAATACCTACGTTTTAGACTCAGACTATACATCATGGGCTCTTTTATTGCACTGCGCAGAAAAATCGAAGGTGCCCAGGTATCTCTCCAGCTTTATAATGAGCCGAGAACCGAATTTAGGCAAGAACGTCATATCGTATCTCAGAGACAAGTTGCCCAGATACGATATAGACTTATCATATATGTTTGACATGCAACAATCAGACTGTAATTCTACTATTAGTGATATTCCACCTTCGTTGTTAGTTAACAGACCGGTCGTGGCGACTAGACGACATCCTATGAAACATCACCATAATGAATAA